In Agromyces archimandritae, one genomic interval encodes:
- a CDS encoding exodeoxyribonuclease III, which produces MPAALRIASVNVNGVRAAFRKGMGEWLDGRGVDILALQEVRASTDDLVGLLGEEWDVLHDPATAKGRAGVAIASRNRASIHRVDLGPDDFDSAGRWLEADYEVGGRIVTVVSAYVHSGEVDTPKQVEKYRFLDAMQERLPKLAEHSELALVVGDLNVGHRTLDIKNWKGNVKRAGFLPTERAYFDRFIGAEDEPDYNRGAGLGWVDVGRRTAGEVPGPYTWWSQRGRAFDTDTGWRIDYHLATPALADTVQSYVIDRAQAYDQRWSDHAPVVVDYAI; this is translated from the coding sequence ATGCCCGCCGCCCTCCGCATCGCCTCCGTCAACGTCAACGGCGTCCGCGCCGCGTTCCGCAAGGGCATGGGCGAGTGGCTCGACGGGCGCGGCGTCGACATCCTCGCCCTGCAGGAGGTGCGGGCATCCACCGACGACCTCGTCGGCCTCCTCGGCGAGGAGTGGGACGTGCTGCACGATCCGGCGACGGCGAAGGGGCGCGCCGGGGTGGCCATCGCCAGCCGCAACCGGGCCTCGATCCACCGCGTCGACCTCGGCCCCGACGACTTCGACTCCGCCGGCCGCTGGCTCGAAGCCGACTACGAGGTCGGCGGCCGCATCGTGACGGTCGTGTCCGCCTACGTGCACTCGGGCGAGGTCGACACCCCCAAGCAGGTCGAGAAATACAGGTTCCTCGACGCCATGCAGGAGCGGCTGCCGAAGCTCGCCGAGCACTCCGAGCTCGCCCTCGTCGTCGGCGACCTGAACGTCGGCCACCGCACCCTCGACATCAAGAACTGGAAGGGCAACGTCAAGCGCGCCGGCTTCCTGCCGACCGAACGCGCCTACTTCGACCGCTTCATCGGCGCAGAAGACGAGCCCGACTACAACCGCGGCGCCGGCCTCGGCTGGGTGGACGTCGGCCGCCGCACCGCCGGCGAAGTGCCCGGCCCCTACACCTGGTGGTCGCAGCGCGGCCGCGCCTTCGACACCGACACCGGCTGGCGCATCGACTACCACCTCGCCACCCCGGCCCTCGCCGACACCGTGCAGTCCTACGTGATCGACCGGGCCCAGGCCTACGACCAGCGATGGTCCGACCACGCCCCCGTCGTCGTCGATTACGCCATCTGA
- the trpS gene encoding tryptophan--tRNA ligase has protein sequence MTTTASARPIVFSGMQPSSASLHLGNYLGALVNWVALQETTDPVYCVVDLHAITSQQDPEALRADTRALAAQYLAAGVDPERSTLFVQSHVPAHTELAWVLGTMTGFGEASRMTQFKDKSQRFGTEGTTVGLFTYPVLMAADILLYSTELVPVGDDQRQHIELTRDLAARFNSRYGETFVMPEGFIPEASARIYDLQDPTSKMSKSAASDAGLIRLLDDPKITAKKIKSAVTDTEREIRYDVAAKPGISNLLDIFAGVSERTIPEIEAEYAGRGYGDLKKDLAEAVVERLTPFRERFTELLADPAELDRILAHGAEKAAERADRMLGTVYDRVGFLRPTR, from the coding sequence ATGACCACCACCGCATCCGCACGCCCGATCGTCTTCTCGGGCATGCAGCCCTCGAGCGCCTCGCTCCACCTCGGCAACTACCTCGGCGCCCTCGTCAACTGGGTCGCCCTGCAGGAGACCACCGACCCCGTCTACTGCGTCGTCGACCTGCACGCGATCACCTCGCAGCAGGACCCGGAGGCGCTCCGCGCCGACACGCGCGCCCTCGCGGCCCAGTACCTCGCAGCCGGCGTCGACCCCGAACGGTCGACGCTCTTCGTGCAGTCGCACGTGCCCGCCCACACCGAACTCGCCTGGGTGCTCGGCACTATGACCGGCTTCGGCGAGGCGAGCCGGATGACGCAGTTCAAGGACAAGTCGCAGCGCTTCGGCACCGAGGGCACCACGGTCGGCCTCTTCACCTATCCGGTGCTGATGGCCGCCGACATCCTGCTCTACTCGACCGAGCTCGTGCCCGTCGGCGACGACCAGCGTCAGCACATCGAACTCACCCGCGACCTCGCGGCGCGCTTCAACTCGCGCTACGGCGAGACCTTCGTGATGCCCGAGGGCTTCATCCCCGAGGCCTCGGCCCGCATCTACGATCTGCAGGACCCGACGAGCAAGATGTCGAAGTCCGCCGCGAGCGACGCCGGCCTCATCCGCCTGCTCGACGACCCGAAGATCACCGCGAAGAAGATCAAGAGCGCCGTGACCGACACCGAGCGCGAGATCCGCTACGACGTGGCCGCCAAACCCGGTATCTCGAACCTGCTCGACATCTTCGCCGGCGTCAGCGAGCGCACGATCCCCGAGATCGAGGCCGAATACGCCGGCCGCGGCTACGGCGACCTCAAGAAGGACCTCGCCGAAGCCGTCGTCGAACGCCTCACCCCGTTCCGCGAGCGCTTCACCGAGCTGCTCGCCGACCCGGCCGAACTCGACCGCATCCTCGCCCACGGCGCCGAGAAGGCCGCCGAGCGGGCCGATCGTATGCTCGGGACGGTATACGACCGCGTCGGCTTCCTCCGGCCCACCCGCTGA
- a CDS encoding GNAT family N-acetyltransferase — protein sequence MEPVALHTARLVLDQPGAGDVDTIAGLCQDPAFERFLTIPWPYTRDDAAGFVGEFVPGGWASGREATWAIRDETGGPLLGVIGFRTERNEIGFWLGAAHRGRGIMREAALAVADWAFAGGLTGRSGDDVELTWRALRGNLGSAGVARAAGFRRLPDGPVPLRGGGEEPGWVAVRGRHPHPDARASWAGILDA from the coding sequence ATGGAACCCGTCGCCCTGCATACAGCGCGCCTCGTGCTCGACCAGCCCGGCGCAGGCGACGTCGACACGATCGCCGGGCTCTGCCAGGATCCGGCGTTCGAGCGCTTCCTCACCATCCCGTGGCCGTACACGCGAGACGACGCCGCAGGCTTCGTCGGCGAGTTCGTGCCCGGCGGCTGGGCGAGCGGCCGCGAGGCGACCTGGGCCATCCGGGACGAGACGGGCGGGCCGCTCCTCGGCGTCATCGGGTTCCGCACCGAGCGGAACGAGATCGGCTTCTGGCTCGGCGCCGCCCACCGCGGCCGCGGGATCATGCGCGAGGCGGCCCTCGCCGTCGCCGACTGGGCCTTCGCCGGCGGCCTCACCGGCCGCAGCGGCGACGACGTCGAACTCACCTGGCGGGCGCTCCGCGGCAACCTCGGCTCCGCGGGCGTCGCCCGCGCCGCCGGGTTCCGCCGGCTGCCCGACGGGCCCGTGCCGCTCCGAGGCGGCGGCGAGGAGCCGGGCTGGGTCGCGGTGCGCGGCCGGCATCCGCACCCCGACGCCCGAGCGAGCTGGGCCGGCATCCTCGACGCCTGA
- the ribD gene encoding bifunctional diaminohydroxyphosphoribosylaminopyrimidine deaminase/5-amino-6-(5-phosphoribosylamino)uracil reductase RibD, with protein MTIEARAEHERQAMRRALELAARGPARGVNPRVGCVILSPAGETLAEGWHRGAGTPHAEVAALAGLAPGLAHGATAVVTLEPCDHTGRTGPCSRALIEAGIGRVVYGVDDPGRASSGGARRLRGAGVDVEGGLLAAEITDFLADWLFTARAGRPRVTVKWASTLDGRIAAADGSSRWITGPEARADVHLRRSLADAIAVGTGTVLADDPALTARDAEGGLLAEQPVPVVFGRREVPAGAALGNHPHEPVRLTGADLDADLAELGERGIRTLFVEGGPTLASAIVAAGLADELLVYLAPALLGGPRLAIGELGIGHIDGALRYELAEVDRLGRDLRIIARPAAADREGI; from the coding sequence GTGACCATCGAAGCCCGTGCCGAGCACGAGCGGCAGGCGATGCGCCGTGCGCTCGAGCTCGCCGCCCGCGGGCCGGCGCGCGGGGTGAATCCCCGGGTCGGCTGCGTCATCCTCTCCCCCGCCGGCGAGACCCTCGCCGAAGGCTGGCACCGCGGCGCCGGCACCCCGCACGCCGAGGTCGCCGCCCTCGCCGGCCTCGCCCCCGGGCTCGCCCACGGCGCCACCGCCGTCGTCACCCTCGAACCCTGCGACCACACCGGCCGCACCGGCCCGTGCTCGCGCGCCCTCATCGAAGCCGGCATCGGCCGCGTCGTCTACGGCGTCGATGACCCGGGCCGCGCCTCGAGCGGCGGCGCACGCCGGCTCCGCGGCGCCGGCGTCGACGTCGAAGGCGGCCTCCTCGCGGCCGAGATCACCGACTTCCTCGCCGACTGGCTCTTCACCGCCCGCGCCGGGCGCCCGCGGGTCACGGTGAAATGGGCATCCACCCTCGACGGGCGCATCGCCGCCGCCGACGGCTCCAGCCGCTGGATCACCGGCCCCGAAGCCCGCGCCGACGTGCACCTCAGGCGCTCCCTGGCCGACGCGATCGCCGTCGGCACCGGAACCGTGCTCGCCGACGACCCCGCCCTCACCGCCCGCGACGCCGAGGGCGGGCTGCTCGCCGAACAGCCCGTGCCCGTCGTCTTCGGGCGCCGCGAGGTTCCCGCCGGCGCCGCCCTCGGCAACCACCCGCACGAGCCGGTGCGGCTCACGGGCGCCGACCTCGACGCGGACCTCGCCGAACTCGGGGAACGCGGCATCCGCACCCTCTTCGTCGAAGGCGGTCCGACGCTCGCGAGCGCCATCGTCGCCGCCGGCCTCGCCGACGAACTCCTCGTCTACCTCGCACCGGCCCTGCTCGGCGGCCCACGGCTCGCGATCGGCGAGCTCGGCATCGGGCACATCGACGGCGCGCTCCGCTACGAACTCGCCGAGGTCGACCGGCTCGGCCGCGACCTCCGCATCATCGCCCGCCCCGCGGCGGCCGACCGGGAAGGGATCTGA
- a CDS encoding riboflavin synthase, with translation MFTGIIETQGRIARIERTADAARFTIEGPAVVGDAHRGDSIAVSGVCLTVVEFDEQGFTADVMAQTLAMSTLDGAEAGRPVNLERAAKVGDRIGGHIVQGHIDGTSRVLEIRPGEAWRVIRFSLDEAHAPLVVDKGSIAVDGASLTVSAVGEPGPDGWFEVSLIPETLAATTLGTLQPGDAVNIETDILARQVQRMLRVDRREELPSSISAPTIEGGLA, from the coding sequence ATGTTCACCGGCATCATCGAGACCCAGGGGCGCATCGCCCGCATCGAACGCACCGCCGACGCGGCACGCTTCACGATCGAAGGGCCCGCCGTCGTCGGCGACGCGCACCGCGGCGACTCGATCGCCGTCTCGGGGGTGTGCCTGACCGTCGTCGAGTTCGACGAGCAGGGCTTCACGGCCGACGTCATGGCGCAGACCCTGGCGATGTCGACCCTCGACGGCGCCGAGGCGGGCCGCCCCGTCAACCTCGAACGTGCCGCGAAGGTCGGCGACCGCATCGGCGGCCACATCGTGCAGGGCCACATCGACGGCACCTCGCGGGTGCTCGAGATCCGCCCCGGCGAAGCCTGGCGGGTCATCCGTTTCTCGCTCGACGAGGCGCACGCGCCGCTCGTCGTCGACAAGGGCTCCATCGCCGTCGACGGCGCGTCGCTGACCGTGTCGGCCGTGGGCGAGCCCGGCCCCGACGGCTGGTTCGAGGTCTCCCTCATCCCCGAGACCCTCGCCGCGACGACCCTCGGCACGCTGCAGCCCGGCGACGCCGTCAACATCGAGACCGACATCCTGGCCCGGCAGGTGCAGCGGATGCTGCGCGTCGACCGCCGTGAGGAGCTGCCGTCCTCGATCTCCGCACCCACCATCGAAGGAGGTCTCGCATGA
- the ribA gene encoding GTP cyclohydrolase II, producing MSLAAMPDVLDALRAGKPVIVADDEGRENEGDAIMAAEFATREWIAWMVRRTSGYLCAPMPNEVADRLDLPLMTERNQDSRGTAYTISVDAADRISTGISASDRAHTLRVLADPASTPERLIRPGHVLPLRAVDGGVLARAGHTEAAVDLMRLAGLAPVGVIGEIVQDDGEMMRLPGLIELGEAEGLPVTTVAAIIEWIEAGGEAAAAAAEPIAESDRVSFEVETMLPTVHGEFRVRAYRDRMTGADHLAIIGGTPGDGALVRVHSECLTGEALGSLKCECGPQLTAALEEVQEHGGVVVYLRGHEGRGIGLVNKLRAYALQEQGLDTLDANVALGLPIDARDYAAAAGILHDLGVDRVRLLTNNPEKVRQLEAHGVDVAERVPLVVGVGALNTAYLETKRDRMGHEFADRALSEAAQAALLEGHAS from the coding sequence ATGAGCCTCGCCGCCATGCCCGACGTGCTGGACGCCCTGCGCGCCGGCAAGCCCGTGATCGTCGCCGACGACGAGGGCCGCGAGAACGAGGGCGACGCCATCATGGCCGCCGAGTTCGCGACCCGCGAGTGGATCGCCTGGATGGTGCGCCGCACGAGCGGGTACCTGTGCGCGCCGATGCCGAACGAGGTCGCCGACCGGCTGGACCTGCCGCTCATGACCGAGCGGAACCAGGACTCCCGCGGCACCGCGTACACGATCTCGGTGGATGCCGCCGACCGCATCTCCACGGGCATCTCGGCCTCCGACCGCGCGCACACGCTGCGCGTGCTGGCCGACCCGGCATCCACCCCCGAACGCCTCATCCGCCCCGGGCATGTGCTGCCGTTGCGGGCCGTCGACGGCGGCGTGCTCGCCCGCGCCGGGCACACCGAGGCGGCCGTGGACCTCATGCGTCTCGCCGGGCTCGCCCCGGTCGGCGTGATCGGCGAGATCGTGCAGGACGACGGCGAGATGATGCGCCTGCCCGGCCTCATCGAGCTCGGCGAGGCCGAGGGGCTGCCGGTGACCACGGTCGCGGCGATCATCGAGTGGATCGAGGCGGGCGGCGAGGCCGCTGCCGCCGCGGCCGAGCCGATCGCCGAATCGGACCGGGTCTCGTTCGAGGTGGAGACGATGCTGCCGACGGTGCACGGCGAGTTCCGCGTGCGCGCCTACCGCGACCGGATGACGGGCGCCGACCACCTGGCGATCATCGGCGGCACCCCGGGCGACGGGGCGCTGGTGCGGGTGCACTCGGAGTGCCTGACGGGCGAGGCCCTCGGCTCCCTGAAGTGCGAGTGCGGGCCGCAGCTGACTGCGGCGCTCGAGGAGGTGCAGGAGCACGGCGGCGTCGTCGTCTACCTGCGCGGGCACGAGGGCCGCGGCATCGGCCTCGTGAACAAGCTGCGGGCGTACGCGCTGCAGGAGCAGGGCCTCGACACGCTCGACGCGAACGTCGCGCTCGGCCTGCCGATCGACGCCCGCGACTATGCGGCGGCCGCCGGCATCCTGCACGACCTCGGGGTCGACCGGGTGCGACTGCTGACGAACAACCCCGAGAAGGTGCGCCAGCTCGAGGCGCACGGCGTCGACGTCGCCGAGCGGGTGCCGCTCGTCGTGGGCGTCGGGGCCCTGAACACGGCATATCTGGAGACCAAGCGTGATCGGATGGGCCATGAGTTCGCCGACCGCGCACTGAGCGAAGCCGCACAGGCGGCCCTGCTGGAAGGACACGCATCATGA
- the ribH gene encoding 6,7-dimethyl-8-ribityllumazine synthase: MSGAGSPELQVDGTGLDIVVIAGTWHETIGDGLIAGAERALAEAGASYRVVRVPGSFELPVAAKAALDAGADAAVALGVIIRGGTPHFEYVSAAATDGLTRVALDTGKPVGFGVLTLDDEQQGLDRAGLPGSKEDKGREAAEAAVATAVLLRTLRG; the protein is encoded by the coding sequence ATGAGCGGAGCCGGCTCGCCCGAGCTGCAGGTCGACGGCACGGGCCTCGACATCGTCGTCATCGCCGGAACGTGGCATGAGACGATCGGCGACGGCCTCATCGCGGGCGCCGAGCGCGCCCTGGCGGAGGCGGGCGCCTCGTACCGGGTGGTGCGGGTGCCGGGCTCCTTCGAGCTGCCGGTCGCCGCGAAGGCCGCGCTGGATGCCGGGGCGGATGCCGCGGTCGCGCTCGGCGTCATCATCCGCGGCGGCACCCCGCACTTCGAGTACGTGTCGGCCGCGGCGACCGACGGCCTCACCCGGGTCGCCCTCGACACCGGGAAGCCGGTCGGCTTCGGCGTGCTGACCCTGGACGACGAGCAGCAGGGCCTGGATCGGGCCGGCCTGCCGGGGTCGAAGGAGGACAAGGGCCGCGAGGCTGCCGAGGCGGCCGTCGCGACGGCGGTGCTGCTGCGCACGCTGCGCGGCTGA
- a CDS encoding MFS transporter, with protein sequence MTSSTLDAPTASAPAAPPAGPAAPKNSRSRVILASLVGTTIEFYDFYAYATAAVLVFPALFFPTGNATTGLLASFAVFGAAMIARPIGAVVFGHFGDKHGRKATLVASLLTMGIATFLIGVLPTHDQIGWVAALLLLVLRLAQGFALGGEWSGAALVATENAPKGKRAWYGTFPQLGAPIGFIIANVLFLVINAVSGGSEGAFLEWGWRVPFLFSAVMVVVGLWVRLKLVESEAFSKASTQGAIRKVPLGVVFRHHWKELILGTFFMLATYVLFYLMTNFTLTWGTKPATAEAAAAAAEAKGAAFDAAAFVPGGGFAYTDFVLMQIVGVVFFGIFTLLSGPIADAIGRRRLLIWVTGGIIAFGLLFNVFLMPALDPKFSGALVQAFLVFGFMLMGATFGPMGALLPELFPTNVRYTGSAIAYNVSSILGAAVAPLIALALWEAAGSPWLVGVYLAVMGVLTLISLIVSKETKDVDYEAAGVASAK encoded by the coding sequence ATGACCAGCTCCACCCTGGACGCCCCCACGGCATCCGCCCCCGCAGCACCGCCGGCCGGCCCGGCAGCCCCCAAGAACTCGCGCAGCCGCGTCATCCTCGCCTCGCTCGTGGGCACGACGATCGAGTTCTACGACTTCTACGCGTACGCGACCGCCGCAGTCCTCGTCTTCCCGGCGCTCTTCTTCCCGACCGGCAACGCGACCACCGGCCTCTTGGCCTCCTTCGCCGTCTTCGGCGCGGCCATGATCGCCCGCCCGATCGGCGCCGTCGTCTTCGGCCACTTCGGCGACAAGCACGGCCGCAAGGCGACCCTCGTCGCCTCGCTGCTGACGATGGGCATCGCGACCTTCCTCATCGGCGTGCTGCCGACCCACGACCAGATCGGCTGGGTCGCCGCCCTCCTGCTGCTCGTGCTGCGCCTCGCGCAGGGCTTCGCGCTCGGCGGCGAATGGTCCGGCGCCGCGCTCGTGGCCACCGAGAACGCCCCGAAGGGCAAGCGCGCCTGGTACGGCACCTTCCCCCAGCTCGGCGCGCCCATCGGCTTCATCATCGCCAATGTGCTGTTCCTCGTCATCAACGCCGTCTCGGGCGGTTCCGAGGGCGCCTTCCTCGAGTGGGGATGGCGCGTGCCGTTCCTGTTCTCGGCCGTCATGGTCGTCGTCGGCCTGTGGGTGCGGCTGAAGCTCGTCGAGTCGGAGGCCTTCTCGAAGGCGAGCACGCAGGGCGCGATCCGCAAGGTGCCGCTCGGCGTCGTCTTCCGCCACCACTGGAAGGAGCTCATCCTCGGCACCTTCTTCATGCTGGCCACCTACGTGCTGTTCTACCTGATGACGAACTTCACGCTCACCTGGGGCACGAAACCGGCCACCGCAGAGGCCGCCGCCGCAGCCGCCGAGGCCAAGGGTGCCGCCTTCGACGCCGCCGCGTTCGTTCCGGGCGGCGGGTTCGCCTACACCGACTTCGTGCTCATGCAGATCGTGGGCGTCGTCTTCTTCGGCATCTTCACGCTGCTCTCGGGCCCCATCGCCGACGCGATCGGCCGGCGCCGACTGCTGATCTGGGTCACCGGCGGCATCATCGCCTTCGGCCTGCTGTTCAACGTGTTCCTGATGCCCGCGCTCGACCCGAAGTTCTCGGGCGCGCTCGTGCAGGCCTTCCTCGTGTTCGGCTTCATGCTCATGGGGGCCACCTTCGGCCCGATGGGGGCGTTGCTGCCGGAGCTGTTCCCGACGAACGTGCGCTACACGGGCTCGGCGATCGCCTACAACGTGTCCTCGATCCTCGGCGCGGCCGTCGCCCCGCTCATCGCCCTCGCCCTGTGGGAGGCGGCCGGGTCCCCCTGGCTCGTCGGCGTCTACCTCGCCGTCATGGGCGTGCTGACCCTCATCTCGCTCATCGTCTCGAAGGAGACGAAGGACGTCGACTACGAAGCGGCCGGGGTCGCCTCGGCGAAGTAG
- a CDS encoding ABC transporter ATP-binding protein translates to MSSPEPRQTSGRRRGFGRRPAPDGPRATFRQLLPFILEHKPVLAWVAVLSIVAALAGLAQPLLIGQVITVVESGETLGALVWVLVGLVVVNGVITGYQHYLLQRTGEGIVLSSRKRLVARILHLPISEFDTRRTGDLVSRVGSDTTLLRAVLTQGLVEAIGGAVTFVGALVAMLIIDPVLLGLTALVVAVAIVTVTLLSGRVRDASHRAQTKVGDVAAAVERAIGAVRTIRAAGATEREAAAVDREAEGAWKMGVKVAKISALIVPVAGIAMQISFLVVLGVGGFRVASGAITIANLVAFLMFLFMMIMPLGLAFGALTSVNQALGALGRIQEILDLPSEDQHDRALASLASASLAALATADGPEAPAIAFDDVHFSYARTRQDPADPGNTSPDASIPEPEVAERRPVLHGVSFDVPRGRRVALVGPSGAGKSTILALIERFYDPSVGEIRLGGLDLRTLDRRAFRAQIGYVEQDAPVLAGTLRENLLLGTPDASDADCIRVLESVNLGEVLSRDPAGLGAEVGEEGVKLSGGERQRLAIARALLAAPPILLLDESTSSLDGRNERMMREAIDAVAADRTLLVIAHRLSTVVDSDLIIVLDHGRVVGQGTHAELIESTPLYRELAEHQLLV, encoded by the coding sequence ATGAGCTCCCCCGAACCCCGCCAGACGTCCGGCCGCCGCCGAGGCTTCGGCCGCCGCCCCGCGCCCGACGGGCCGCGCGCCACCTTCCGGCAGCTCCTCCCGTTCATCCTCGAGCACAAGCCCGTGCTCGCCTGGGTGGCCGTGCTCAGCATCGTCGCCGCGCTCGCCGGCCTCGCCCAGCCGCTGCTCATCGGGCAGGTCATCACCGTCGTCGAGTCGGGCGAGACGCTCGGGGCGCTCGTCTGGGTCCTCGTCGGTCTCGTCGTCGTGAACGGGGTCATCACCGGCTACCAGCACTACCTGCTGCAACGAACCGGCGAGGGCATCGTCCTCTCCAGCCGCAAGCGCCTCGTCGCCCGCATCCTGCACCTGCCGATCTCCGAGTTCGACACGCGCCGCACCGGCGACCTCGTCTCCCGCGTCGGCAGCGACACGACGCTGCTGCGCGCCGTGCTCACCCAGGGGCTCGTCGAGGCGATCGGCGGTGCCGTCACCTTCGTCGGCGCCCTCGTCGCGATGCTCATCATCGACCCCGTGCTCCTCGGCCTCACCGCCCTCGTCGTCGCCGTCGCCATCGTCACCGTGACGCTGCTGTCGGGCCGGGTCCGGGATGCCTCGCACCGCGCCCAGACGAAGGTCGGCGATGTCGCCGCCGCCGTCGAGCGGGCGATCGGCGCCGTGCGCACGATCCGCGCGGCCGGCGCCACCGAACGGGAGGCCGCCGCCGTCGACCGCGAGGCGGAGGGCGCCTGGAAGATGGGCGTGAAGGTCGCGAAGATCTCCGCCCTCATCGTGCCCGTCGCCGGCATCGCGATGCAGATCTCGTTCCTCGTCGTGCTCGGCGTCGGCGGCTTCCGCGTCGCCAGCGGGGCGATCACGATCGCGAACCTCGTCGCGTTCCTCATGTTCCTCTTCATGATGATCATGCCGCTCGGGCTCGCCTTCGGCGCCCTCACCTCCGTCAACCAGGCCCTCGGCGCCCTCGGCCGCATCCAGGAGATCCTCGACCTGCCGAGCGAGGACCAGCACGACCGCGCCCTCGCCTCGCTCGCCTCGGCCTCGCTCGCCGCGCTCGCCACCGCCGACGGCCCCGAGGCGCCGGCGATCGCCTTCGACGACGTCCACTTCAGCTATGCCAGGACCAGGCAGGATCCGGCCGATCCCGGCAACACGAGCCCCGACGCATCCATCCCCGAACCCGAGGTCGCCGAACGCCGGCCCGTGCTGCACGGCGTCAGCTTCGACGTGCCGCGCGGCCGCCGCGTCGCGCTCGTCGGGCCGTCCGGAGCCGGCAAGTCCACGATCCTCGCGCTCATCGAGCGTTTCTACGACCCGAGCGTCGGCGAGATCCGCCTCGGCGGCCTCGACCTCCGCACCCTCGACCGCCGCGCGTTCCGCGCACAGATCGGCTACGTCGAGCAGGACGCGCCGGTGCTCGCCGGCACCCTCCGCGAGAACCTGCTGCTCGGCACGCCCGACGCCTCGGACGCCGACTGCATCCGCGTACTCGAGTCCGTGAACCTCGGCGAGGTGCTCTCGCGCGACCCGGCCGGCCTCGGCGCGGAGGTCGGCGAAGAGGGCGTGAAGCTCTCCGGCGGCGAACGCCAGCGCCTCGCGATCGCGCGCGCCCTGCTCGCCGCTCCCCCGATCCTGCTGCTGGACGAGTCGACCTCCTCGCTCGACGGCCGCAACGAGCGCATGATGCGCGAGGCGATCGACGCCGTCGCCGCCGACCGCACGCTGCTCGTCATCGCCCACCGGCTTTCGACCGTCGTCGACTCCGACCTCATCATCGTGCTCGACCACGGCCGCGTCGTCGGGCAGGGCACGCACGCCGAGCTCATCGAGTCCACCCCCCTCTACCGGGAGCTCGCCGAGCACCAGCTGCTCGTCTGA
- a CDS encoding aminotransferase class III-fold pyridoxal phosphate-dependent enzyme produces the protein MEFAVPQERKLVTELPGPRSKELLERRRAAVSRGAGTLADIFMDHGSGAILVDVDGNQIIDLGCGIGVTTIGHANPDVAAAAAAQAGKLTHTLFTVTPYENYVRVAEKLAEITPGDFEKRSVLVNSGAEAVENAVKIARKATGRRVILSLDHAFHGRTNLTMAMTYRPYPERAGMGPFPGDLFSVPSSYPFKDGLSGEDAAARTIDYIVTHIGAEEVAAIFVEPIQGDGGIVIPAEGYFPALKAFCEAHGILFVADEIQAGIARSGAWYSIEHFGVVPDLVTTAKGIAGGFPLAAVTGRAEVMDAVQPGGVGGTFGGNPVSTAAALAVFDLIDRENLIGEAVRVERAFAARIGDWAERFPVVGEVRGKGAMWGIELVEPGTKTPNPGALKRVIAHAAANGVIALDAGSWDSVLRLLPSVVIGDALIDDAAGVIEQELARLSA, from the coding sequence ATGGAATTCGCCGTACCCCAGGAGCGCAAGCTCGTCACCGAACTGCCCGGTCCCCGCTCGAAGGAGCTGCTCGAGCGCCGCCGCGCCGCGGTCTCGCGGGGCGCCGGCACCCTCGCCGACATCTTCATGGACCACGGCTCCGGCGCGATCCTCGTCGACGTCGACGGCAATCAGATCATCGACCTCGGTTGCGGCATCGGCGTCACCACGATCGGGCATGCGAACCCCGACGTCGCCGCGGCCGCGGCCGCGCAGGCGGGCAAGCTCACGCACACCCTGTTCACGGTGACCCCGTACGAGAACTACGTGCGGGTCGCCGAGAAGCTCGCCGAGATCACCCCCGGCGACTTCGAGAAGCGCTCGGTGCTCGTGAACTCCGGCGCCGAGGCCGTCGAGAACGCGGTGAAGATCGCGCGCAAGGCGACCGGCCGCAGGGTCATCCTGAGCCTGGACCACGCCTTCCACGGCCGCACGAACCTCACCATGGCGATGACGTACCGCCCCTACCCCGAGCGGGCCGGCATGGGCCCGTTCCCGGGCGACCTGTTCAGCGTGCCGTCGAGCTATCCGTTCAAGGACGGGCTTTCGGGCGAGGACGCGGCGGCGCGCACGATCGACTACATCGTCACGCATATCGGCGCCGAGGAGGTCGCGGCGATCTTCGTCGAACCCATCCAGGGCGACGGAGGCATCGTGATCCCGGCCGAGGGCTATTTCCCGGCCCTCAAGGCGTTCTGCGAGGCGCACGGCATCCTCTTCGTCGCCGACGAGATCCAGGCCGGCATCGCCCGCTCGGGCGCCTGGTACTCGATCGAGCACTTCGGCGTCGTGCCAGATCTCGTCACGACGGCCAAGGGCATCGCCGGCGGCTTTCCGCTGGCTGCGGTCACGGGCCGCGCCGAGGTGATGGATGCCGTGCAGCCCGGCGGCGTCGGCGGCACCTTCGGCGGCAACCCGGTGTCGACGGCGGCGGCGCTGGCGGTCTTCGACCTCATCGACCGGGAGAACCTGATCGGCGAGGCGGTGCGCGTCGAGCGCGCCTTCGCCGCCCGGATCGGCGACTGGGCCGAGCGCTTCCCGGTCGTCGGCGAGGTGCGCGGCAAGGGCGCCATGTGGGGCATCGAGCTCGTCGAGCCCGGTACGAAGACCCCGAACCCGGGCGCTCTGAAGCGCGTCATCGCGCACGCCGCGGCGAACGGCGTCATCGCCCTCGACGCGGGGTCGTGGGACAGCGTGCTGCGGCTGCTGCCCTCGGTCGTCATCGGCGACGCCCTCATCGACGACGCGGCGGGCGTCATCGAGCAGGAGCTCGCGCGGCTGAGCGCCTAA